The proteins below are encoded in one region of Hordeum vulgare subsp. vulgare chromosome 3H, MorexV3_pseudomolecules_assembly, whole genome shotgun sequence:
- the LOC123444295 gene encoding fe-S cluster assembly factor HCF101, chloroplastic gives MAAMRTLHTAPASFIVPPAPHLVSPAPTPRGALPAKAPPAAAATIQSHARPPLSPRVGRRRPCARAASSSAGAVVASVEDAKRDVLIALSQIIDPDFGTDIVSCGFIKDLEINETLEEVSFRVELTTPACPVKDMFEEKANEVVAALPWVKKVNVTMSAQPAQPVYAGDLPEGLKKISNIIAVSSCKGGVGKSTVAVNLAYTLAGMGARVGIFDADVFGPSLPNMVSPENRLLVVNPESKSILPTEYLGVKLVSFGFAGQGRAIMRGPMVSGVINQLLTTTDWGELDYLVIDMPPGTGDIHLTLCQVAPLTAAVIVTTPQKLAFIDVAKGVRMFSKLKVPCVAVVENMCYFDADEKRYYPFGKGSGAQVVQQFGIPNLFDLPIRPTLSSSGDTGIPEVVADPQGDVAKIFQNLGVCVVQQCAKIRQQVSTAVSYDRSIRAIRVKVPDSDEEFFLHPATVRRNDRSAQSVDEWTGEQKVQYGDVPEDIEPEEIRPMGNYAVSITWPDGFSQIAPYDQLDMLERLVDVPLPATAAVASS, from the exons ATGGCGGCAATGCGGACCCTCCACACCGCGCCGGCCTCCTTCATCGTGCCGCCGGCTCCTCATCTCGTCTCCCCGGCTCCGACCCCAAGAG GTGCGCTGCCAGCGAAGGCTCCTCCTGCCGCGGCGGCCACTATCCAGTCGCATGCCAGGCCCCCCCTGTCGCCGCGCGTGGGCCGGCGCCGGCCGTGCGCGAGAGCCGCGTCGTCCAGTG CTGGTGCGGTGGTCGCGTCAGTGGAAGATGCCAAGAGGGACGTGCTCATAGCACTCTCCCAGATCATCGATCCTGATTTCGGGACGGACATCGTCTCCTGTGGGTTCATCAAggatttggagatcaatgagaccTTAGAGGAG GTCTCATTTCGTGTGGAGCTGACGACTCCTGCATGCCCAGTCAAAGACATG TTTGAAGAAAAGGCAAATGAGGTTGTTGCAGCGCTTCCATGGGTTAAGAAGGTCAATGTTACAATGTCTGCACAACCTGCACAACCAGTATATGCAGGGGACCTCCCAGAAGGACTAAAgaaaatttcaaacatcataGCAGTCTCAAGTTGCAAG GGAGGAGTTGGAAAATCTACGGTCGCAGTAAATCTCGCTTATACCTTAGCTGGTATGGGGGCCAGGGTTGGGATTTTCGATGCCgatgtctttggtccaagcttaccaaATATGGTTTCTCCAGAGAACCGACTGCTAGTGGTG AACCCAGAAAGCAAAAGTATTCTTCCGACTGAGTATTTGGGAGTCAAATTGGTGTCTTTCGGCTTTGCTGGACAAGGAAGAGCAATCATGCGAGGTCCAATGGTTTCAGGAGTCATTAATCAGTTGCTGACCACGACTGACTG GGGCGAACTTGACTATCTTGTCATTGATATGCCTCCCGGAACAGGCGATATACACTTAACACTCTGTCAG GTAGCTCCATTGACTGCAGCTGTGATTGTTACTACCCCTCAGAAGTTGGCTTTTATTGATGTTGCAAAGGGTGTTAGGATGTTCTCTAAGCTGAAG GTTCCATGTGTTGCAGTTGTTGAGAACATGTGCTACTTTGATGCCGACGAAAAGCGCTATTACCCATTTGGAAAAGGGTCTGGAGCTCAG GTTGTGCAGCAGTTTGGAATACCTAACCTCTTTGATTTGCCAATACGGCCAACT CTTTCATCTTCTGGAGATACTGGCATTCCTGAAGTAGTGGCTGATCCCCAAGGGGATGTTGCGAAGATATTTCAGAATCTTGGAGTATGTGTTGTTCaacaatgtgctaaaattagacaACAAG TTTCAACAGCAGTGTCCTATGATAGATCAATTAGAGCAATCAGAGTGAAAGTACCAGATTCAGATGAGGAGTTCTTCTTGCACCCAGCAACAGTCAGACGGAACGACCGATCTGCTCAAAGTGTG GACGAATGGACCGGAGAGCAGAAAGTACAGTATGGCGATGTACCTGAAGACATCGAGCCTGAAGAGATACGGCCGATGGGCAACTATGCAGTTTCTATAACTTGGCCTGATGGATTTAGTCAG ATAGCACCTTATGATCAACTGGATATGCTTGAGCGCTTAGTGGATGTCCCTCTTCCAGCAACAGCTGCAGTGGCCTCTTCGTGA